The Helicoverpa armigera isolate CAAS_96S chromosome 21, ASM3070526v1, whole genome shotgun sequence sequence GTCTACCAAACAACGTCCAGGTTTGAAAATCCGAGCCTGTCTGTGTGCGTCCTTCACATGCTTATTCCAGCCCGTTATGTAACTCTTTTTGCGCTGTAATCCGTTCTTACAGTTACTTGCGATTGCACCTTCACAGAGTATATGCACAATTTCCGCATAAATATTGTCTAAAATAGTTTCATGTTCCTTAATTCTACTTCTAGTTTTACTACATTCAGTAAATTCTAAGGGAAAGTCTACATTTTTCAAGAGATCATTGCAATAATTGCTATATAACTCAGTCTGCTGCAAAGCTCTGTCACCCCATTTTACTTACATTTAGGAAGTGCAGGTGCAACTTAACTTAAGATCACACTTTATAATTAGAGGTAAATGGTCCGACCAAGACACGTCATAGAGCACACTAGCGTCCCTAACAGTGTTCCACGCCGCGTCTGTCACTACGCAGTGATCTAACCAACTAGTAGAACCATCCTAACTAGCACACTAGTGGAAATATCAGCCTATTTGGCAACTGTTAGCTGTACAGTAGTGCTTTAGGGGTTGCGAAAGTATCTTTAAGTTCAACTATTGCTTCCGTAGCTGCTCATAGCTGTAAATATCACTAAAGGCAGCAGAAACTGAACCAAATGTCACTCTAGGTTTTACAAGAGATCATTCTACAACCCATTTGTAGCCTACATCTTTAAAAGAGAGttcaaacaattataaaaagtttCTATTGCCGCTGATGTACGCGTTAGAACTGCATAAAGACTCtaattgtagactttttaacGGAACTGTTTAAAAGATATAGGTATTTATCACTTTTCTGCCACTAAAGGTTTCATTGCAGAAGTGATTTGTTCTTTTGTGCTGACTTAGGTAGGAATTTGATCCTCTGTTCTACTTATAGCCACATTAAGGCTCCACAATAGAAGCAGGAGGTTATAGACATTGCCTGCTCATTTGGATacattctgttattttattcacaaacacaAGCAAAGGTCCCGTAGATTTTGTTTTCTCAATTACTGATAACGAATCAGTTACttgaataaatagaataaagactgttatttacagccagtttcttcatcaaaagttaaagccaaagtaaaagtcaaagtaatgtctaaagtaaaagttacggtcaaattcaatttttctattagttttgctgtcactttagccttgaaaaatcgtatttgaccgttacttttactttagacattactttaactttaacttttgatgaagaaactggccgtaagactgaaaaaaataaatacattcagatttttataacattgcattttaatttaataccctATGTCCAAATAACTTTCAGTATGACAGtgtcttattatttattgtgtctACGGAATTATTTCCAATATGTGTCATAAACAgacttaattcttaaaaaagcaTAGAATGgcaaacataattttgaaataaagtgaCTTAATTTGaaactactttatattttatgttaaaatatatataaaaaaatactataaacattTTGCATTGTCATTGTGATCTCAAAAGGCTAATCCACAAATCTGGTAAAAATCAATAGTAAGCCATTAAAAACGgaagagatatattaagatgtattcagtaatataattttttgatgaCGATTTTGCTCATTTCccaaaaattgcattttttggaTTCGGTCACTTTCATTCTAAGGGTGCGATACGTTCTCTGACGTTCATAATTTAGCCTATGtacgtaatttaaaaagttttgcatGATAGGGTtgggaagccgaccccaacatagttgggaaacgaCTAGGCAGATGGATATAACAAGATTAGGACCATTTATTTACAGTTGGAGAAGAATTCTTTTTGATCTTTTTAGGTGCGATAAGGATAGTAGCGAACATTATTAACAAAAGACAAACGACCATAAAactattcattcattttaatatgTACAATAATATCAACAGGCTTCCTAACTTTAACTTCATCTGAATCCGAGTTATTGACTGAtgcgttttttatttcttctttggGAGTCATTTTCACGAACTTCTTCTTTAACTTTCTTCTATGTTCCTTCTTTTGAGCTCTTTTTGGGAATTCCGGTATTTCTTTTTCTGTAGTAGTTTCTACTTTTTGATCTTTGAACTCCTGATCTGGTTGTTCCTCCATTTGTTCGGTTTTGGGCTTAGGTCTAGGCTTAGGTTTGTGCTTTCTCTTGTGCTTTTTTGCTCTTCTCTTCTTTTTAGGAGCCTCTTGTTTCTCTGTTACTTCATTCACCGTTGTTTCTGGCTCGGTTTCATTCTGAAAAAGATttcatatttgtttatgttattttgatttaactCTTATTAATAGATTTTGTTTAACCTGGATCATACTC is a genomic window containing:
- the LOC110381091 gene encoding protein TonB; this encodes MHLCLVSFQAILVAVLVTNHYYIDEVDAEKHFAAVGDWFNSMERKPDIQGAMNQLLEQIRTTADQVINIHRRMYNETEKKKEIKEEPDLSAHVNQPELAHRNPVAALDASGITTENETEPETTVNEVTEKQEAPKKKRRAKKHKRKHKPKPRPKPKTEQMEEQPDQEFKDQKVETTTEKEIPEFPKRAQKKEHRRKLKKKFVKMTPKEEIKNASVNNSDSDEVKVRKPVDIIVHIKMNE